One genomic segment of Oncorhynchus masou masou isolate Uvic2021 chromosome 16, UVic_Omas_1.1, whole genome shotgun sequence includes these proteins:
- the LOC135557791 gene encoding beta-soluble NSF attachment protein-like isoform X1, whose product MDNSGKEKEAIQLMADADKKVKTSGSFLGGMFGGPHKVEEACEMYCRAANMFKMAKNWNAAGNAFCQAARIHMQLQNKHDSATSFIDAGNAFKKSDPNEAIKCLNAAVDIYTDMGRFTIAAKHHITIAEIYESELVDIEKAIAHYEQAADYYKGEESNSSANKCLLKVGAYAAQLEQYAKAIEIYEQVGSSTMDNPLLKYSAKEYFFKASLCHFIVDELNAKLAVEKYEEMFPAFSDSRECKLLKKLLDAHEEQNCEAFTEAIKEFDSISRLDQWQTTMLLRIKKTIQGDEGDLK is encoded by the exons ATGGACAACTCGGGGAAAGAGAAGGAAGCGATTCAGCTTATGGCTGACGCTGACAAGAAAGTGAAAACTTCTGGCTCGTTCTTGGGAGGCATGTTTGG TGGACCTCATAAAGTGGAGGAGGCGTGTGAAATGTACTGCAGAGCAGCCAACATGTTCAAGATGGCCAAGAACTGGAACG CTGCTGGTAATGCGTTCTGCCAGGCCGCCCGGATCCACATGCAGCTCCAGAACAAACACGACTCGGCCACCAGCTTCATCGATGCAGGAAACGCCTTCAAAAAGTCTGACCCCAACG AGGCTATCAAGTGCTTAAACGCAGCCGTTGATATATACACAGACATG GGAAGGTTCACCATCGCAGCCAAACACCACATCACCATCGCAGAGATCTACGAGTCAGAACTGGTGGATATAGAGAAG GCCATCGCCCACTATGAGCAGGCAGCAGACTACTACAAAGGAGAGGAGTCCAACAGTTCTGCCAACAAGTGTCTGCTGAAGGTGGGGGCCTACGCCGCTCAGTTAGAACAATACGCCAAGGCCATCGAGATCTACGAACAG gtgggaTCCAGCACCATGGATAACCCCCTGCTGAAATACAGCGCCAAAGAGTACTTCTTCAAAGCTTCTCTGTGTCATTTCATCGTGGATGAACTCAACGCTAAG CTTGCTGTGGAGAAGTACGAGGAGATGTTCCCAGCTTTTTCCGACTCAAGAGAGTGCAAACTGTTGAAG AAACTCCTGGACGCTCATGAGGAACAGAACTGTGAAGCTTTCACTGAAGCA ATTAAAGAGTTTGATTCCATCTCTCGTCTGGACCAATGGCAGACTACCATGTTGCTGCGCATCAAGAAGACCATCCAGGGGGATGAGGGGGACCTGAAGTGA
- the LOC135557791 gene encoding beta-soluble NSF attachment protein-like isoform X2: MRSARPPGSTCSSRTNTTRPPASSMQETPSKSLTPTGRFTIAAKHHITIAEIYESELVDIEKAIAHYEQAADYYKGEESNSSANKCLLKVGAYAAQLEQYAKAIEIYEQVGSSTMDNPLLKYSAKEYFFKASLCHFIVDELNAKLAVEKYEEMFPAFSDSRECKLLKKLLDAHEEQNCEAFTEAIKEFDSISRLDQWQTTMLLRIKKTIQGDEGDLK; encoded by the exons ATGCGTTCTGCCAGGCCGCCCGGATCCACATGCAGCTCCAGAACAAACACGACTCGGCCACCAGCTTCATCGATGCAGGAAACGCCTTCAAAAAGTCTGACCCCAACG GGAAGGTTCACCATCGCAGCCAAACACCACATCACCATCGCAGAGATCTACGAGTCAGAACTGGTGGATATAGAGAAG GCCATCGCCCACTATGAGCAGGCAGCAGACTACTACAAAGGAGAGGAGTCCAACAGTTCTGCCAACAAGTGTCTGCTGAAGGTGGGGGCCTACGCCGCTCAGTTAGAACAATACGCCAAGGCCATCGAGATCTACGAACAG gtgggaTCCAGCACCATGGATAACCCCCTGCTGAAATACAGCGCCAAAGAGTACTTCTTCAAAGCTTCTCTGTGTCATTTCATCGTGGATGAACTCAACGCTAAG CTTGCTGTGGAGAAGTACGAGGAGATGTTCCCAGCTTTTTCCGACTCAAGAGAGTGCAAACTGTTGAAG AAACTCCTGGACGCTCATGAGGAACAGAACTGTGAAGCTTTCACTGAAGCA ATTAAAGAGTTTGATTCCATCTCTCGTCTGGACCAATGGCAGACTACCATGTTGCTGCGCATCAAGAAGACCATCCAGGGGGATGAGGGGGACCTGAAGTGA